The proteins below come from a single Cupriavidus pauculus genomic window:
- a CDS encoding AI-2E family transporter yields the protein MHAPEPDHLPSSPQPGTPRWFNVTAVSFVLTAAALLLVMQANLVAALLSGLLLYSLVDVLAPRLVRVHSRHDALAVAILSVTTLLVLTVGIWALVRFVSGDGNTLERLLDHVADIIDRSRNQMPGWLSDSLPNGVEELATALIAALRTHAQMAQKLGTEIVRALLHILLGFVIGAMVALYRATSRPNRRPLAAALVTRARTLQTAFAQFIFAQIQISSINTMLTAVYLLVVLPLFGQHLPLSKTLVAVTFVAGLLPVLGNLISNTAIVVSSLSVSLPIAVVSLLYLVVIHKLEYFLNARIIGARIQAAAWELLTVMLIMETLYGIPGVIAGPIFYAYVKRELVAAGMV from the coding sequence ATGCACGCGCCGGAACCTGACCACCTGCCATCCTCCCCGCAGCCGGGCACGCCCCGCTGGTTCAATGTCACGGCGGTGTCGTTCGTGCTGACCGCGGCGGCGTTGTTGCTCGTCATGCAGGCAAACCTCGTGGCGGCGCTGTTGTCCGGACTGCTGCTCTATTCGCTCGTCGATGTGCTGGCGCCACGCCTCGTGCGCGTGCATTCGCGCCACGACGCGCTGGCGGTGGCCATCCTGTCCGTCACGACACTGCTGGTGCTGACGGTGGGCATCTGGGCGCTGGTGCGATTCGTCAGCGGCGATGGCAATACGCTCGAACGGCTGCTCGATCATGTGGCCGACATCATCGACCGGTCACGCAACCAGATGCCGGGCTGGCTCAGCGATTCGCTGCCCAACGGCGTGGAGGAGCTGGCCACGGCACTGATCGCCGCGCTGCGTACCCATGCGCAGATGGCGCAGAAGCTCGGCACGGAGATCGTCCGCGCGCTGCTGCATATCCTGCTCGGCTTCGTCATCGGCGCGATGGTGGCACTGTATCGCGCGACGTCCCGGCCTAATCGCCGCCCGCTCGCGGCGGCGCTCGTCACGCGCGCGCGCACGCTGCAGACCGCGTTCGCCCAGTTCATCTTCGCGCAGATCCAGATCTCGTCGATCAACACGATGCTGACCGCCGTCTACCTGCTGGTGGTGCTGCCGCTGTTCGGCCAGCACCTGCCGCTGTCCAAGACACTGGTCGCGGTCACGTTCGTCGCGGGGCTGCTGCCGGTGCTCGGCAACCTGATCTCGAACACGGCGATCGTGGTCTCGTCGCTATCGGTATCGCTGCCGATCGCCGTGGTCTCGCTGCTCTATCTGGTGGTCATCCACAAGCTCGAGTACTTCCTGAACGCGCGTATCATCGGCGCGCGCATTCAGGCGGCGGCGTGGGAATTGCTGACCGTGATGCTGATCATGGAAACGCTGTACGGCATTCCGGGCGTGATCGCCGGGCCGATCTTCTATGCGTACGTGAAGCGCGAACTGGTCGCGGCCGGGATGGTGTAG
- a CDS encoding ethanolamine ammonia-lyase subunit EutB: protein MAFTHTVGARRHNFADLRTLLAKASPARSGDALARVAAGSEEERMAARMALAEVPLARFLSEALIPYERDEVTRLIVDGHDAAAFAEIASLTVGDFRNWLLLHETDEAVLARVAPGITPEMAAAVSKLMRNQDLIAVARKCRVVTRFRNTIGLPGRLSIRLQPNHPTDDPRGIAASIIDGLLYGCGDATIGVNPASDNLGAIVALLRLIDEVRVRHDVPTQSCVLTHVTNTLRAIEAGAPVDLVFQSVAGSEQANAAFGIDLALLAEARAAALSLGRGTVGDNVMYFETGQGSALSANAHHGVDQQTMEARAHGVARAFSPLLVNTVVGFIGPEYLYDGKQIVRAGLEDHFCGKLIGVPMGCDVCYTNHAEADQDDMDNLLTLFGVAGINFIMGVPGADDIMLNYQSTAFHDALYLREVMGLRPAPEFEAWLQRSGIVDTGGRLLAPTARQPLLAMAQGL from the coding sequence ATGGCATTCACGCATACGGTCGGCGCGCGGCGGCATAACTTCGCGGATCTTCGCACGCTGCTGGCAAAGGCCAGTCCCGCCCGCTCCGGCGACGCGCTCGCGCGCGTGGCGGCCGGCAGCGAGGAAGAACGCATGGCCGCGCGCATGGCGCTGGCCGAGGTTCCGCTCGCGCGTTTTCTTTCCGAGGCATTGATTCCCTACGAACGGGACGAAGTCACGCGGCTGATCGTCGATGGCCACGACGCCGCGGCGTTCGCCGAGATTGCCAGTCTTACGGTCGGCGATTTCCGTAACTGGCTGCTGTTGCACGAGACCGACGAGGCCGTGCTGGCGCGCGTCGCGCCCGGCATCACGCCGGAGATGGCCGCGGCGGTCAGCAAGCTCATGCGCAATCAGGACCTGATCGCCGTCGCGCGCAAATGCCGCGTGGTGACGCGCTTCCGCAATACGATCGGCCTGCCGGGGCGGTTGTCCATACGCCTGCAACCCAATCATCCGACCGACGATCCGCGCGGTATCGCCGCCTCGATCATCGATGGGCTGCTCTATGGCTGCGGTGACGCGACCATCGGTGTGAATCCGGCAAGCGACAACCTGGGCGCCATCGTCGCGCTGCTGCGGCTGATCGACGAGGTGCGGGTACGCCATGACGTGCCCACGCAGTCGTGCGTGCTGACGCACGTTACCAACACGCTGCGCGCGATCGAGGCCGGGGCGCCCGTCGATCTGGTGTTTCAGTCGGTCGCGGGCAGCGAGCAGGCCAACGCCGCGTTCGGCATCGACCTCGCGTTGCTGGCCGAGGCGCGCGCGGCCGCGCTCTCTCTCGGGCGTGGCACCGTGGGCGATAACGTGATGTATTTCGAAACGGGGCAGGGCAGCGCGCTGTCGGCCAACGCGCATCATGGCGTCGATCAGCAGACCATGGAGGCCCGCGCGCATGGCGTGGCGCGCGCGTTCTCGCCGCTGCTCGTCAATACGGTCGTGGGTTTTATCGGTCCCGAATATCTCTACGATGGCAAGCAGATCGTCCGCGCCGGGCTCGAGGACCATTTCTGCGGCAAGCTCATCGGCGTGCCGATGGGCTGCGACGTCTGCTACACGAATCACGCGGAAGCCGATCAGGACGACATGGACAATCTGCTGACGCTGTTCGGCGTGGCGGGTATCAATTTCATCATGGGCGTGCCGGGCGCCGACGACATCATGCTGAACTACCAGAGCACGGCATTCCACGATGCGCTCTATCTGCGCGAGGTGATGGGCCTGCGCCCGGCGCCGGAGTTCGAGGCATGGCTGCAGCGGAGCGGTATCGTCGATACGGGGGGACGGCTGCTCGCGCCCACGGCGCGGCAGCCGCTGCTGGCCATGGCCCAGGGACTGTGA
- the eutC gene encoding ethanolamine ammonia-lyase subunit EutC produces the protein MNDKPSPIVQTDPWTRLRAFTRARIALGRAGHAQTTETILAFGLAHAQARDAVHTPLDVDALDAGMRAAGHDCVRVHSAATDRAHYLRRPDLGRVLDDESAARLDARGNAGKPDVVFVVADGLSALAAQRHALPLLEATCARLRGLAIGPVVVAQQSRVALGDDIGARLGARQVVMLIGERPGLSSPDSLGIYLTYDPRPGRTDAERNCISNVRPEGLPYAQAADRLVFLLRGALALGRSGVDLKDDSGDGGSVLA, from the coding sequence ATGAACGACAAGCCTTCTCCCATCGTGCAGACGGATCCGTGGACGCGGCTGCGCGCCTTCACGCGCGCGCGCATCGCGCTGGGACGCGCGGGCCACGCGCAGACCACGGAGACGATTCTGGCCTTCGGCCTCGCTCATGCGCAGGCACGCGACGCCGTGCATACGCCGCTCGATGTCGACGCGCTCGATGCTGGCATGCGTGCGGCGGGCCACGACTGCGTGCGCGTGCACAGCGCGGCGACCGATCGCGCGCACTACCTGCGCCGCCCCGACCTCGGACGCGTGCTCGATGACGAGAGCGCCGCGCGGCTCGATGCGCGGGGCAACGCGGGCAAGCCGGACGTGGTGTTTGTCGTCGCCGACGGTCTGTCGGCGCTGGCCGCGCAGCGCCACGCGCTGCCGCTGCTCGAGGCGACGTGCGCGCGCCTGCGCGGTCTGGCGATCGGCCCGGTGGTCGTCGCGCAGCAGTCGCGCGTGGCACTCGGCGACGATATCGGCGCGCGTCTCGGCGCGCGGCAGGTGGTGATGCTGATCGGCGAGCGCCCGGGACTCAGTTCGCCGGACAGCCTCGGCATCTACCTGACCTACGATCCACGGCCGGGCCGCACGGACGCGGAACGAAACTGCATCTCCAACGTGCGCCCCGAAGGGCTGCCGTACGCGCAGGCGGCGGACCGGCTCGTGTTCCTGCTGCGCGGGGCGC